The following are encoded in a window of Catharus ustulatus isolate bCatUst1 chromosome 12, bCatUst1.pri.v2, whole genome shotgun sequence genomic DNA:
- the LOC117002008 gene encoding LOW QUALITY PROTEIN: cilia- and flagella-associated protein 161-like (The sequence of the model RefSeq protein was modified relative to this genomic sequence to represent the inferred CDS: inserted 1 base in 1 codon) has product MATRDAIRAGHGLLPAHGVRIGNWLEDEYAHQDLLNDFIRKKEQGQLLVQRLARLQENIFKRVELSISSDGFVHFGDTVLLMNPDNKSSGLEGTSEEQEPEMRGDVTLAVDMEEVSCTRMNPCSSQVDLVHVRRVDPIGRNAFCIVSADGSAEGEPLRYGQSFLLGTKGGVSDKLFYLASDHKTFQNFAKKSRLQKVFLTAEVSYLALWQAKSLDPQLRLEHEGFPVPADTKIIITHCYTNRNLAVPRTFCVWSYFGREFEVICHNYLDSHRVEEDKNHWVIITANPGPEDGTMLERPKAFPEGYKKESISXKTENIKAQDYSQEKLTRL; this is encoded by the exons ATGGCGACGAGGGACGCGATCCGGGCCGGCCATGGCCTCCTACCCGCCCACGGGGTCCGCATCGGGAACTGGCTGGAAGACGAGTACGCCCATCAG GATCTCCTGAATGATTTTATCCGTAAGAAAGAGCAAGGACAACTTTTAGTACAGAGATTAGCCAGACTTCAAGAGAATATTTTCAAGAGG GTAGAGCTGTCAATATCTTCTGATGGATTTGTTCACTTTGGAGACACCGTGTTGCTTATGAACCCAGACAACAAATCCTcaggtttggaagggacctcgGAGGAGCAGGAGCCCGAAATGCGTGGAGATGTGACTCTGGCTGTTGACATGGAAGAAGTGTCCTGTACTCGGATGAACCCCTGCAGCTCTCAAGTGGACTTAGTGCATGTCAGGAGAGTGGACCCCATAGGTCGAAATGCTTTCTGTATTGTAAG TGCTGATGGAAGTGCAGAGGGCGAACCCCTTCGGTACGGGCAAAGCTTTCTTCTTGGGACAAAAGGAGGGGTTTCAGACAAACTG ttttatCTAGCAAGTGAccacaaaacatttcaaaattttgctaaaaaatcTCGCCTTCAGAAAGTATTTTTGACAGCTGAGGTTTCCTATTTGGCTCTCTGGCAAGCTAAGTCCTTGGATCCACAACTGCGTCTTGAACACGAAGGATTTCCAGTTCCT GCAGACactaaaattattattactcATTGCTACACCAATCGCAACTTAGCCGTTCCAAGGACCTTCTGTGTGTG GTCTTATTTTGGAAGAGAGTTTGAAGTCATTTGTCACAATTATCTGGACTCCCACAGAGTTGAAGAAGATAAGAATCACTGGGTGATAATTACAGCAAACCCTGGTCCTGAAGATGGTACAATGCTTGAGAGACCCAAAGCTTTCCCAGAAGGGTATAAGAAAGAATCAATTT TGAAAACAGAGAATATAAAAGCCCAAGACTACAGCCAGGAGAAGCTGACGAGACTCTga